In Aptenodytes patagonicus chromosome 6, bAptPat1.pri.cur, whole genome shotgun sequence, one genomic interval encodes:
- the SLC19A1 gene encoding reduced folate transporter: MPKKDDGTKKPASETVPDQRWKLQVFYLCFYGFMTQIRPGESFITPYLLGADKNFTQAEVTNVIMPVLTYSYMAVLVPIFLLTDYLRYKPVLVLQSLSHISIWLLLVLGTSVLAMQLMEFFYGVTMAARIAYSSYIFSLVAPSRYQRMASYSRSAVLLGVFTSSVLGQLCITLGSFSFLTLNYVSLGFVSFGLILTLFLEQPRRSLFFNRPEGADDGAAPAELDKMARGDGGGGMRGWREAVLCRMLREVGALARQPQLRLWSLWWVFNSAGYYLVLYYLHILWNEIYPTMDNRQVYNGGVDAASTLLGAGASFAAGYVKIRWTLWSELVIGVVTAFQAGLLLLMNTTSNIWLCYATYVLFRGSYQFLVPIAIFQIATSLSKELCALVFGVNTFFATVLKTIITIVVADKRGLGLSVHPQFYVYFGYFTLLAVVYLLAAVGVGIRHSCCKQPAELALVKELCQLPAEVPAQEKSLEAGTV, encoded by the exons ATGCCCAAGAAGGATGACGGCACCAAAAAGCCGGCATCAGAGACGGTGCCGGACCAGCGCTGGAAACTACAAGTCTTCTACCTCTGCTTCTATGGCTTCATGACGCAGATCCGGCCCGGGGAGAGCTTCATCACCCCGTATCTCCTGGGGGCCGACAAGAACTTCACACAGGCAGAG GTGACCAACGTGATCATGCCGGTGCTGACCTACTCCTACATGGCCGTGCTGGTGCCCATCTTCCTGCTGACAGACTACCTGCGCTACAAGCCGGTGCTGGTGCTGCAGAGCCTGAGCCACATCTCcatctggctgctgctggtgttgggcaCCTCAGTCCTGGCCATGCAGCTGATGGAGTTCTTCTACGGCGTCACCATGGCTGCCCGCATTGCCTACTCCTCCTACATCTTCTCCCTCGTCGCCCCGTCCCGCTACCAGCGTATGGCCAGCTACTCCCGCTCCGCTGTCCTTCTGGGTGTCTTCACCAGCTCAGTGCTGGGCCAGCTGTGCATCACCTTGGGCAGCTTCTCCTTCCTCACCCTCAACTATGTCTCATTGGGCTTCGTCAGCTTCGGCCTCATCCTCACCCTCTTCCTCGAGCAGCCCCGGCGCAGCCTCTTCTTCAACCGGCCCGAGGGGGCTGATGATGGGGCTGCGCCTGCCGAGCTGGACAAGATGGCCAGGGGGGATGGCGGTGGGGGGATGCGGGGCTGGCGGGAGGCGGTGCTGTGCCGTATGCTGCGGGAGGTGGGAGCATTGGCCAGGCAACCCCAGCTCCGGCTCTGGTCCTTGTGGTGGGTCTTCAACTCAGCTGGTTACTACCTGGTGCTGTACTACTTGCATATCCTCTGGAACGAGATCTACCCCACCATGGACAACCGCCAGGTGTACAACGGAGGGGTGGATGCCGCCTCCACACTGCTGG GGGCCGGTGCCTCCTTCGCTGCCGGCTACGTGAAGATCCGCTGGACGCTGTGGTCGGAGCTGGTGATTGGGGTGGTGACGGCTTTCCAGGcggggctgctcctgctcatGAACACCACCAGCAACATCTGGCTGTGCTATGCCACCTACGTCCTCTTCCGTGGCTCCTACCAGTTCCTGGTGCCCATCGCCAT TTTCCAGATCGCTACCTCCCTCTCCAAAGAGCTCTGCGCGCTGGTCTTTGGGGTCAACACCTTCTTTGCCACGGTGCTGAAGACCATCATCACCATCGTCGTGGCCGACAAGAGGGGCTTGGGCTTGTCGGTGCATCCCCAG TTTTACGTGTATTTCGGCTACTTCACGCTGCTGGCAGTGGTCTACCTGCTAGCGGCCGTTGGCGTGGGCATCCGGCACAGCTGCTGCAAGCAGCCGGCAGAGCTGGCCTTGGTGAAGGAGCTGTGCCAGCTCCCCGCTGAGGTGCCGGCGCAGGAGAAGAGCTTGGAGGCAGGCACCGTGTGA